The genomic window ATCTTGGCGAGCAAATCTCCTGCATTGACGTGCTGGTTATCCGTGACCGGAACGTCGGTCACGTAGCCACCCACCTTCGAAGCCACGGAAAAGCTGCGCGCGGCGACGAAAGCGTCGTCGGTGGATTCGTAATGGCGGATCTCAAGCCAATAAAGCAGACCGCCGACGAGCGCCGCGATCAGCACAATGGCGCCGGCAGTTGTGAGCAGCCAATGCTCGCGAAGCCGCGCGCGCAACGGCGGCGCCGGCTTGTCCGGCTGGTCTTTGACGTCGCGGGCTTGATCAGGATTCGTGGTCGGAGCTTCCTTCGCCCTCTGCGGCTGCTCCGCGGACGGCCCACGCTCCCGGGTTTGAGCATCCACGCTGAACACCTTTTCTCGGGACTACCGGCCGCGAGCCGATTGAGCCGACTCGCGCGCCGGGAGCCCAACCACAGCGCAGAAGCATGGTTCCGTCTTGCTGGAACGCCGCTGCCATTCGTGAACACGGTGCTGCAAAAAAGCGCGGCGCCGGCGTGCCACGCTTCGATGGTCTTACGGGAAAATGCGCACCACTAGTGCGTCTTGGTCTCGTGCCACTTCTCGAGATCGGGCTTTACTTCTTTGTTCGAGACCTGTTCTTTCTCCGGATTGCCCTTCCAGGGCTTGTCCGTCTGTCTGTGCGAGCCCCAGTCGTTCCGATCCCGGGGATCGTCGGTGGGCCGTTCCTTGCTCATCGCATCGCTCATCGCATCGTCCTTTTGCTACACGAAGGGGACGCCGTAATAGGCATTGATACCGCGTACAGCAGCGTCATCACTCCAGTTCCACTCGGTCTTTTCGCCGTATTTTGGAGCGCTTTCCAGATCCTTCGCGGTAATTGCGGTAACATAGCCGCCAAGCTCGGTGTCGTATTTCAGCGACTGCCAGGGCAATGGGTAGTGATCATTGCCGAGGCCGAGAAATCCGCCGAAGCCAAGCACTGCGTAAGAGACCTTGCCAGTGATCTTGTCGATCATCACGCGTTCGATTGAACCGATCCTGTTTCGATCGGCCCCGTAGACCGATGTTCCCTCGACCTTGTCGCTCCCGATCAGGCGGCCCATCTCGTTCCGGTCCAGTTCGCCCTGATTCAGCATCGTAATTCTCCACTCAGCCATTTGTGAATCAACCGCGAGGGGTCAGCGATCGTTCCGGCGCGTGTTCCGCAAGCGCCAGGGAACATCGCCGTAGACAACAGGTTCTGAGGCTAACTGGGTTCGAACCTGGAGAGCCACGCGCAATGTCTCAGACCGTCTCCGACTTCATCGTTCGGCGCCTGCATCAATGGGGCGTGCGCCACATCTTCGGTTATCCCGGAGACGGCATCAACGGCCTGTTCGGCGCGATGAGCCGGGCCGAAGGCAAGATGAATTTCGTGCAGGCGCGGCTGGCGAGCGATATGCCTGTCGTGCTGGAAGTGAAAACCGATCCCGAGGTGCCGCCGCTGCCGCCGCACATCACCTTGCAGCAGGCGAAGAACTTCTCGCTCGCTCTGATGAAGGGCGATCCGAACGAGAGCGGGATGATCAAGGGAGCTGCGCGGCAGGTGCTCGAATCGATTCTGCCCGGAAAGCAATGAGGTGAACCATGAGTGACTTCCGCGACATCCAGCACGGCGTCAACGACCCCGTCGACGGCGTCGACGTGAAGTGGCGTTTCAACGACAACCGGACGCCGCATGAGCGGGCACAGCGTCATGCCGACGTGCGTGCCGACGCCACCGCCGCACCGGCCGAGGCGTTTCTGCCCGAGCGGCTTCGACGCAAGCCGACCGATCCCATCAATCCGCGCACGGGGCGCAATCCCACGGACTAGTCCGCTAGGAACCTCGGCCCTTGCGGCGTGTTGATCGGCGCAACATGGCGCGGCAAGTGGCTGCGCAACCAATTAGAGGGATCGGACCATGAAACGAACCATTGCCGCCGTTGCTTGCGTGCTTCTTGCAGGCCCCGCATTGGCCCAATCGCTGGGCGAGAAGACCGGCGTCAATTCGGCGCTCGGCGTCGCGCCGACGACCGCCGACTTCGTCAAGGAGGTCGCCATCAGCGACATGTTCGAGATCGAGTCGAGCAAGCTCGCCGAGCAGAAGGGCAATGCGCAGGAGAAATCCTTCGCCCAGCAGATGGTGACCGATCACACCAAGACCAGCGGCGAGCTGAAGGGACTGGTTGGCAACGGCAAGGTCCAGGCGACGCTGCCGACGGCGCTCGACAGCTCGCACCAAAGCAAGCTCGACAAGCTCAAGAGCGCAACCGGTAAGGACTTCAGCTCGGACTACAATTCCTACCAGGTCAGCGCCCATCAGGACGCCGTCTCCCTGTTCGACCGCTATGCCAAGGGCGGCGATAATGCCGCACTGAAGGATTGGGCCGGCAAGACGCTGCCGGCGCTCAAGCACCATCTCGACATGGCCAAGGAGCTCGGTAAGGCGCCGAGCGTCGGTCAGTCCAAGTAGGACTCGGCCGGGGACGCCGACTCTGCCGGCGTCCTCCTCGTCTCAGCAACGATGCCCTTCTCCGCACGTTGGATCACAGAATCGCGGAGATCCTCATGGCGCAGCAAGACAAGACCTCGATATCCCGCCGGCACGTCGTCCACGCCGCGAGCCAACGTTCGCGGCGGCTTCGCTGGCCGCCTCGACGGCTAAAGGAGATACGTCCATGGCTGAGCACGACCTGATCAATCCCGTCAGCCGCTATCCGAAGCCGCCGTTCAAGAAGCAGGCGCAGCCCTGGCCGGGCCTTGCCGGCAAGATGGAGCCGCGGCCGGATCATGGCGAGACCAGCTACAAGGGCTCCGGCCGGCTCGCCAACCGCAAGGCATTGATCACCGGTGGCGATTCCGGCATGGGCCGCGCCGCCGCGATCGCCTATGCGCGCGAAGGCGCCGATGTCGCCATCAACTATCTGCCGGCGGAAGAGCCCGATGCGCAGGAAGTGATCGCGCTGATCAGGAAGGAAGGACGCACCGGGCTCGCGATCCCCGGCGATCTCAACGACGAGGCCTTCTGCAAGCAGCTGGTCGAGCAGGCCGTGCAAGGCCTCGGCGGGCTCGACATCATCGTCAACAACGCAGCGCGGCAGCAGACGCGCGCCTCCATCCTCGACGTCTCGTCGGAGGATTTCGACGCCACCATGAAGACGAACGTCTACGCGCCGTTCTGGATCATCAAGGCAGCGCTGCCGCATCTCAAGCCGGGCTCCTGCATCATCGGCACGACCTCCGAGCAGGCTTACGATCCCTCGCCGGATCTCTATGATTATGCGCAGACCAAGGCGGCGACGATGAACTATGTGAAGTCACTGGCCAAGCAGCTCGCCTCCAAGGGCATCCGCGTCAATGGCGTCGCGCCCGGACCGATTTGGACGCCGCTCCAGGTCTCCGGCGGCGCCACGATGGAGAAGCTGGAAAAGTTCGGCGGCATGACACCGCTCGGTCGTCCCGGCCAGCCGGTCGAATTGGCCTCGATCTACGTGCAGCTTGCCGCGGCTGACGCAAGCTATGCAACCGGGCAAGTGTATGGCTCCGCCGGCGGAGCCGGACAGCCATAGTCGCGGCGCGGCGGGCTGATACCACGCGATTGAAACTGAGGAACTCTTCTTTGTCTCTGAGTTTTACAAAACTGACATGGAGGACTTCTCGCCGGCGGACCGATGGCGCTCGTAGCAATCAAACCCACCCGGATCGACGCGGCGATCGCGAACGAGATCGCGCACAACACCACTTCGGGACTCGAGCATGTCGCCCAGACATTGACCTGGGGTGCCGACGAGCATGTGCTCGTCGCGCTCGCCACGGCGGGATGGCTCTACACCCGGCTACAGCAACCGCAGAAGAGTCGCATCGCCGATCACTTGCTGATGGTATCGCTGGCGACGGCCGTGCTGCCGCATGCTCTGAAATCCTTGTTTGATCAGACGAGGCCGGACCGTCTGACGGTTAGCGGCCACCGGCGCGGGATTCCCTATTCGGGGCGCCCGCGCGATGCATTTCCCTCAGGTCACGCCGTGCACATGGGCGCCCTCGCCTCGGCCGCCGGCCTGTTGCCGCCGGTCCCGCGCCGCTTGGTACGCTGCCTTGCCGTGGCCTTGTCGTTGACGCGCGTCGTGGTGCTTGCACATTGGGCCAGCGACGTGGTGGCAGGCTTCACTCTTGGCGTCGTCGTCGAGCGATTATTCAGGCCGTTCACACTGGCAAAGTCACGGCAGCAGCGGCCTCCAGCCTCGCGGGGATGGCCATGACGGAATATCTCGTGCGCTTCGTCGCCGGCGGCCTGATCGTTTCCGCGTTCGCGATCGTCGGCGACATGCTGCGGCCGAAGAGCTTTGCCGGGCTTCTCGGTGCGGCGCCGTCGGTCGCACTCGCCACGCTTGGCATCGCCGTCGTTCAGCACGGCCCGCAATATGCCGCGGCCGACAGCTGGACAATGATCTACGGCGCGGTCGCCCTCGGCTGCTACAGCCTCGCCGTCTGCCACCTCCTGATGAGATTTCGTCTCGCCACGCTGCCGGCCACCATTCTCGCATTTGCGGTTTGGCTCGTGGTCGCCTTCGGCTTGCTTGCCGGGTTCGGAGGCGCCGCCTGATGCTGGTCAAGCTGTCATCATCCGCGCTGAAGCAGACGCATTGGTATGAGTACGCGGCGCGTTTCGTGCTGGGCGGCCTCGCGACGGTAGCGGCAGGCCTGATCGGCAGCCATTTTGGCGTTGCCATCGGCGGTCTCTTTCTCGCGCTTCCCGCCATCCTCTGCGCCAGCGCGACGTTGATCGAGCGCCATGAACGCCGCGCCAAGGAAAAAGCCGGCCTCAGCGGGCGAAGACGCGGGCAGCAGGCTGCAGCGTTGGACGCGGCGGGCGCCGGCCTCGGAAGTATTGGCCTCGCAGCGTTCGCAGCGGTCTTCTACGTCGTGGTGTCGGCGAGCATCACCGGGGCATTCGCCGCCGCCGTTCTGGCTTGGGCCATGGTGTCCGTGTCGGCATGGTGGCTGAGGCGGAAGCTTCGCGTCACCTCGGGCCGCCGGCAGCCCGAACGCGGGGCGCGATCAGCGAGGGGTTGGAGTTTCTTGCCGTAGCATCAGGAAATCGTACATCTCGGCGGCAGTCTGGAGCTGTTCGAGACGCGCAACAACGCAATCGCGTTGCCGCCCGTCCGGTAGCTTCGCCATCTCGTGCTCGAGCCGCAGCCTCTGCGCCTCGAGCCGTTGCTCAAATGTGTGTGGTTCAGAACGTCTTCGCATTTTCCGTCCTCGGTGGCTGCAGGCCCGGGCTGTTCGCCCAGCGCTCCACCTCCTCGATCACCTTCTGATGGCTGGGGCGCACGGGCTTCGATGCTTCTGCCTCTTCGGAAAGCTTGCGGGGCAACCTGACGTCGTCTGTCATCGCCTCTCTCCCTTCGCAGGGGAAATGCGCCAGCGCACGACTGGTTTCAATATTAACTTATTGATTTTATTTGCTATTCTTGCTCAGTTGGTGATTATTTCGATTCTTGTGGAACTCCCGCCAAATTCGTCGATTGAGTAAAATACTCAACTTGCTCAATTTGCGTGTTCGACCATGAATGACCTTCGCGCCGAGCGCCTTCAGGTTATGCTCTCGCTAGAAGAATTGGCCGCCATCGATGATTTCCGGTTCAAACACCGCATGCCGACACGGGCGGCAGCTGTCCGCGAACTCCTCAAGTTCGGGCTCGCCGCCGTGGGCGTCGATGCGGCAGCCGGCGTGAAGTCGAGCAGCTTCGGCGTATTTGGCCGCGGACCTGACGGACATACTCAGGGCGATCCCGACGGCGGGACCGAGAACTAACCCATATGACGCTCCACAAACAAACGACCCCGGCACGGGGGGTGCCAGGGCCGTCCTTGGAGATTGCTTCCGGCGCACCGGGGGCATGACAACCGGAAGCAATCCGTCGACTCTTCGCGCGGGAATTCGTTCCTCGTAAGCGCTAACCCGTAGCGTCGCTCGAACCGTCCGGCATCGCGCCGGAGCCTGGCGTCTTACTATCATCGCTCAGCTTGGGATCGCGTGTCGCCTCCCGCGACGGCGAACCTTTAGGATCCGTCTTGTGCACGGACTGCGCACGCCGCTTGTCGCGCGGCTGCTCCTCCGCCCGCTTGTCCTTGACGATGCCGTGATCGGAATGGGCCATGATCTGCTCTCGCCTCTCTTGATGTTTCGCAGCGGTTACGCGCTGGCACGTCGATTGTTCCGGGCGAGAGCACCCCGACGCTAGCTGTGCGCCGCGTGGATCGCGGCCGATGCATTTTCCAGATGCACCTGCCGTACCGTCGTTACCGTCGCGAAGGCGACCGAAACGCCAAAAGCGAGAATCAGTGAAAGAAGAGCCAGACGTGGAGTCATTGCGAAACCTCCTTCTGGAATCGAAAATCAACGCGATCGACTGTTCACGGATGATCCTGGATTGGTCTCTTGCATTCCGTGCGCGGTCTCACACACGGCTTCACGAGGACGACTACCTGTCCTGTTTTTGAGGGATATGGATCGTCACGGGCGGGATTTCTCCATCGAGCCAATCCTGTTCCGTCGCAAGCGCCGTCCAGGCGTCCGCCATGCGCGAATAGCGCCTGTAAGCGGGTTTCCCTTCCGCGCGCTCAGCGAGCTGAAGACAGTTGTCGGCGTTGTCTCTGAAAATGTCAGACTGTTTCATGCGAAAGACGTGGGGACGGAACTCTCGGGTCGCAATGCCCTTACCGGATCGTAACGTTCGGGGAACTTTGCACGTCATCCGTCATTGATACCGATGCGAGTTCTCGTCGCCATAGTCCTGGTGTTCATCAGCACCGCGGCCCCTGCCGACAGCACTGGCGAGCGAAACCTTGGCGACCGCATGCCGAGCGCAACCGACGTCATCGGCGGCCTCTACGCCTTCAGCCGCTTCCAACAAGGTCTGCTGGAGAGTACCGACCTGAAGGGCAATACGGAGGTCAAGAACCTTGCTGCGCTGCGGGCTGAAGAAGCAGCCAAGCGCGACAAGGCGCTGAAACAGATTCAAGAGACGATCGGTGCTGAGCCCCGCGTCAACAAGGCGGCGTCGGCAAGCGCGAGCCTCGTCGAACCCGAAATTTCGGACGGACCGACTTACGTCAGAAGCTTTTATGCCTCGCAGATTCCCGAATACGAAGCGGTTATCAACTTGCTTGAACGCTACCTGAAGGCGCCCGACAATGCTGCGCTTGCAGCGTTCGCGCGCGAGCAGCTTCCGATGCTGCGGGCACAGGTCAAGGCTGCCGAGCGCACCATGGCGGACAAGTAGCCTTTACTTGTCATTCGGATGATACTGCTGACTCTGCGGCCGCACGGTCCGGTCGCTCTCAGGCATTCTGTCCCGGCCTGCATCGCCATTGTCATCCTTGCCGCCCGAGGTCGAGGTGCCGCTGCCGCTCGGGTTCGATCGGGTCGCCGTTCCCGTGGTGGACGGATCCGCGCGAGGCGTGGCCGAGCTCGCGGCGGGATCGCCGGTCACGGCCCCCCGGCCACTGGGCGCCCCTCCCTGCGCGAAGGCCGATCCGGCAAGCAACACGACCACGATCGCAGCCAATCCAGTTTTCATCTGCGCTCTCCCTGTTCTTTGCGGGCTAACCGCAGGGCTCCTGCTGCGTTCCGCGAGGAGCGGTCCGCGAGGCACCGACCAATGCGGGCCGCCGCGGCCAAATTCTTTGGAACTTGCGTGGAACCAGGCCGATCGTTCGCGGTTAGTACAACCGGGCTGAGCAAAGCAGGTTCCATTTCCCTGCGCCGCAACCTTGGCGCTTGATTTCGAATTTGGCTGACGCTCTATTTTGACCAAACGCGTCTTGCCTGGGATTCGGCCGACGCCTGCGGGGGAATCAGTATGAGCGACCTCGATCCCGGCACTGCATCACGCTCCGGTCGTCGCGTCCCAAAGCCCAAACCCAACGGTACGTCGGAGCAGGATTCCCGGGCGGAATTGCTGCTCGCCTTGCAGGCAATGCGTAGCGGCGATTTCTCCGTACGGATGAGTGGCGACTATCTCGGCATCGACGGCAAGATCGCCGACACTTTTAACGAAATCATCGCGGCCAACCAGCGCATGGCGCAGCAGCTCGAGCTGGTCGGCCAGGTGGTGGGCCGCGAGGGCAAGACCCGCCAGCGCGTGAAGTTCGGCCTCGCCTCGGGCTCCTGGGCCGACATGGAAGGGTCCGTCAACACGCTGATCGACGACCTGTTGTGGCCGACCCGCGAAGTGACGCGTGCAGTCGCCGCGGTGGCGCAAGGCGACCTGCTCCAGACCGTCAAGCTCGACGTCGACGGCCGCCCCCTGCGCGGCGAGTTTTTGCAATCGGCGACCATCGTCAACACCATGATCAAGCAGCTCGGCGTGTTCACCTCCGAGGTGACGCGCGTGGCGCGCGAGGTCGGCACCGAAGGCAAGCTCGGCGGCCAGGCCCAGGTGCCTGAGGTGACCGGCGTCTGGAAGGACCTCACCGAGAGCGTCAACTCGATGGCGAACAACCTGACCAACCAGGTTCGCAACATCGCCGAGGTGACGATCGCGGTCGCCAATGGCGACCTGTCGAAGAAGATCACCGTCGACGTCCGCGGCGAGATCCTCCAGCTCAAGGAAGCCATCAACACGATGGTCGATCAGCTCCGCTCGTTCGCCTCCGAAGTGACGCGCGTGGCGCGCGAGGTCGGCACCGACGGCAAGCTCGGCGGCCAGGCGATCGTGCCCGGCGTCGCCGGCACCTGGAAGGACCTCACCGACAGCGTCAACGCGATGTGCGGCAACCTGACCGCACAGGTGCGCAACATCGCCAACGTGACCACCGCCGTGGCGCGCGGCGACCTCTCGCGCAAGATCACCGTGGACGTGCGCGGCGAAATCCTGGAGCTGAAGGACACCATCAACACCATGGTGGACCAGCTCAACTCGTTCGCTTCGGAAGTGACGCGCGTGGCGCGCGAGGTCGGTACCGAAGGCAAGCTCGGCGGCCAGGCCCAGGTGCCCGGCGTCGCCGGCACCTGGAAGGACCTCACCGACAACGTCAACTTCATGGCGTCGAACCTGACCGCGCAGGTCCGCAACATCGCCGACGTCGCCACTGCGATCGCCAGCGGCGACCTCTCGAAGAAGATCACCGTCAACGTCTCGGGCGAGATCCTTCAGCTGAAGGAGACGCTCAACACCATGGTCGACCAGCTCAACGCCTTCGCCGGCGAAGTGACGCGCGTCGCGCGCGAGGTCGGCACCGAGGGGCGGCTCGGCGGTCAGGCCAACGTGCTCGGCGTCGCCGGCACCTGGAAGGACCTCACCGAGAGCGTCAACTCGATGGCCTCGAACCTGACCGCGCAGGTCCGCAACATCGCGGAGGTGACGACGGCGGTCGCCGGCGGCGACCTGTCGAAGAAGATCACTGTGGACGTGCGCGGCGAGATCCTGGAGCTGAAGGACACCATCAACACCATGGTGGACCAGCTCAACGCCTTCGCCGGTGAAGTCACGCGCGTCGCGCGCGAGGTCGGCACCGAAGGCAAGCTCGGCGGCCAGGCCGTCGTGCGCGGCGTCGGCGGCACCTGGAAGGACCTCACCGACAGCGTCAATTCGATGGCCTCGAACCTGACCGGACAGGTCCGCAACATCGCCGAAGTCGCGACCGCGGTGGCGAAGGGCGATTTGTCGAAGAAGATCACGGTGAACGTATCGGGCGAAATCCTTCAGTTGAAGGAAACGCTCAATACCATGGTGGACCAGCTCAACGCCTTCGCCGGCGAGGTGACGCGCGTGGCGCGCGAGGTCGGCACCGACGGCAAGCTCGGCGGCCAGGCCGGCGTGCCGGGCGTTGCCGGCACTTGGAA from Bradyrhizobium zhanjiangense includes these protein-coding regions:
- a CDS encoding PRC-barrel domain-containing protein → MLNQGELDRNEMGRLIGSDKVEGTSVYGADRNRIGSIERVMIDKITGKVSYAVLGFGGFLGLGNDHYPLPWQSLKYDTELGGYVTAITAKDLESAPKYGEKTEWNWSDDAAVRGINAYYGVPFV
- a CDS encoding thiamine pyrophosphate-binding protein codes for the protein MSQTVSDFIVRRLHQWGVRHIFGYPGDGINGLFGAMSRAEGKMNFVQARLASDMPVVLEVKTDPEVPPLPPHITLQQAKNFSLALMKGDPNESGMIKGAARQVLESILPGKQ
- a CDS encoding DUF4142 domain-containing protein, with the protein product MKRTIAAVACVLLAGPALAQSLGEKTGVNSALGVAPTTADFVKEVAISDMFEIESSKLAEQKGNAQEKSFAQQMVTDHTKTSGELKGLVGNGKVQATLPTALDSSHQSKLDKLKSATGKDFSSDYNSYQVSAHQDAVSLFDRYAKGGDNAALKDWAGKTLPALKHHLDMAKELGKAPSVGQSK
- a CDS encoding DUF4142 domain-containing protein, with the protein product MRVLVAIVLVFISTAAPADSTGERNLGDRMPSATDVIGGLYAFSRFQQGLLESTDLKGNTEVKNLAALRAEEAAKRDKALKQIQETIGAEPRVNKAASASASLVEPEISDGPTYVRSFYASQIPEYEAVINLLERYLKAPDNAALAAFAREQLPMLRAQVKAAERTMADK
- a CDS encoding SDR family oxidoreductase, encoding MAEHDLINPVSRYPKPPFKKQAQPWPGLAGKMEPRPDHGETSYKGSGRLANRKALITGGDSGMGRAAAIAYAREGADVAINYLPAEEPDAQEVIALIRKEGRTGLAIPGDLNDEAFCKQLVEQAVQGLGGLDIIVNNAARQQTRASILDVSSEDFDATMKTNVYAPFWIIKAALPHLKPGSCIIGTTSEQAYDPSPDLYDYAQTKAATMNYVKSLAKQLASKGIRVNGVAPGPIWTPLQVSGGATMEKLEKFGGMTPLGRPGQPVELASIYVQLAAADASYATGQVYGSAGGAGQP
- a CDS encoding DUF3147 family protein, with product MTEYLVRFVAGGLIVSAFAIVGDMLRPKSFAGLLGAAPSVALATLGIAVVQHGPQYAAADSWTMIYGAVALGCYSLAVCHLLMRFRLATLPATILAFAVWLVVAFGLLAGFGGAA
- a CDS encoding phosphatase PAP2 family protein → MALVAIKPTRIDAAIANEIAHNTTSGLEHVAQTLTWGADEHVLVALATAGWLYTRLQQPQKSRIADHLLMVSLATAVLPHALKSLFDQTRPDRLTVSGHRRGIPYSGRPRDAFPSGHAVHMGALASAAGLLPPVPRRLVRCLAVALSLTRVVVLAHWASDVVAGFTLGVVVERLFRPFTLAKSRQQRPPASRGWP